In a single window of the Chondrocystis sp. NIES-4102 genome:
- a CDS encoding carbohydrate kinase, YjeF related protein codes for MGKGYQIPIKEQIESIIVSAQQMQQIEAKMFADGMPVAALMEKAARLCSDRLQALYPLSQVTNIGILVGPGHNGGDALVIARELYLAGYEVMIYRPFTQLKPLTADHASYASSLGITIYDEIQPLQECQLIVDGLFGFGLTRDLTEELITVVNLVNSWWQPIISIDLPSGIHTDTGNVLGGAIKANHTFCLGLWKRAFFQDSALEYLGTSERIDFGITPHQIWSVLPQVAPIKQITTAIAQKFLPLPRPLVTYKYRQGHLLLICGSHRYAGAAILTALGARASGVGMLSIAVPQSLKTLLISHLPEALVIACPETQSGAIAEIPFSLADLTQFDVIAMGSGLTIDANPVVAQVLKSDCPLILDADGLNILADLGTLESLSLRTASTILTPHWGEFKRLFPTINLKADRLSLVQQAAQTSNSIILLKGARTAIANPDGLTWVVPDSTPALARGGSGDVLTGLTGGLVAQAIQKADTDLLNTVATAAWWHAQAGIMAAQQRSELGVDATTLAQYLNQIELN; via the coding sequence ATGGGTAAAGGCTACCAAATACCAATTAAAGAACAAATAGAAAGTATTATTGTTTCTGCACAACAGATGCAGCAGATAGAAGCAAAAATGTTTGCCGATGGAATGCCTGTTGCAGCCCTAATGGAGAAAGCAGCCAGATTATGTAGCGATCGCCTGCAAGCTTTATATCCTTTATCCCAAGTAACTAATATAGGTATTTTAGTTGGGCCTGGGCATAATGGGGGAGATGCTTTAGTAATTGCCCGTGAACTGTATTTGGCTGGATATGAGGTGATGATTTATCGTCCTTTTACACAGTTAAAACCTCTAACCGCCGATCATGCCAGTTATGCCAGTAGTTTGGGAATTACTATCTATGATGAAATTCAACCTCTACAAGAATGCCAATTGATAGTTGATGGTTTATTTGGTTTTGGGTTAACTCGCGATTTAACTGAAGAATTGATTACTGTAGTTAATTTAGTTAATAGTTGGTGGCAACCAATAATTAGTATCGATCTCCCTTCAGGAATTCATACAGATACAGGAAACGTCTTAGGTGGTGCAATTAAAGCGAACCATACTTTTTGTCTGGGTTTATGGAAACGCGCTTTTTTCCAAGATTCTGCTTTAGAATATTTAGGCACAAGTGAAAGAATTGACTTTGGCATTACTCCTCATCAGATTTGGTCGGTTTTACCGCAAGTTGCACCCATTAAACAAATAACTACGGCGATCGCTCAGAAATTTCTCCCCCTACCCCGTCCTCTTGTTACCTATAAATACCGTCAGGGACATCTATTACTCATTTGTGGTTCTCATCGCTATGCAGGGGCTGCTATTTTAACCGCTTTGGGTGCTAGGGCAAGTGGTGTAGGTATGTTATCGATCGCTGTGCCTCAATCCCTCAAAACTCTTTTAATTAGCCATTTACCCGAAGCCTTGGTTATTGCTTGTCCTGAAACTCAATCTGGGGCGATCGCTGAAATTCCTTTTTCTTTAGCAGATTTAACTCAATTTGATGTTATTGCTATGGGATCTGGTTTAACTATCGATGCTAACCCTGTCGTTGCCCAAGTATTAAAATCTGATTGTCCTCTAATTTTAGATGCTGATGGTTTAAATATTCTTGCAGATCTAGGCACGCTTGAATCTCTATCTTTAAGGACAGCCTCGACTATTTTAACCCCTCACTGGGGAGAATTTAAACGTTTATTTCCCACCATTAACTTAAAAGCAGATCGTCTAAGTTTAGTGCAACAGGCAGCACAGACAAGTAACAGTATCATCCTCTTAAAAGGTGCAAGAACAGCGATCGCTAATCCCGATGGTCTTACCTGGGTAGTTCCTGATAGTACTCCTGCCCTAGCTAGGGGTGGTAGTGGCGATGTCTTAACAGGTTTAACTGGTGGATTAGTTGCCCAAGCCATTCAAAAGGCAGATACTGATCTATTAAATACTGTAGCAACTGCTGCCTGGTGGCACGCTCAAGCAGGAATTATGGCAGCCCAACAACGTAGTGAGCTTGGAGTGGATGCAACTACCTTGGCGCAGTATCTTAATCAAATTGAATTAAATTAA
- a CDS encoding glutamyl-tRNA synthetase yields MSVRVRIAPSPTGNLHIGTARTAVFNWLFARHHQGTFILRVEDTDAARSRPEYTENITSGLTWLGLNWDEGPFFQTQRLDKYQQAVQTLIDKDLAYPCYCSPEELEAMREEQKAKGQAPGYDNRHRHLTTEERQAYEAQGRKPVIRFKIDSDRSIVWQDQIRDTVTWKGSDLGGDMVIARTAESDEEPYGQALYNLAVVVDDIDMQISHVIRGEDHIANTAKQILLYEALGATIPSFAHTPLILNQEGRKLSKRDGVTSIDDFRKMGFVPSALVNYMTLLGWTFPDSTKEIFTLDEAATEFDLERVNKAGAKFDWDKLDWINSQYLHSMPIPQLTDLLIPYWQEAGYPVDQMDRSWLEDLTALTAPTLTRLTDVIKETSFFFNDLEYGSEATELLQQEGVAAVVTEILAGINDTPEMNPESAQALIKQVTKNQKVKKGLVMRSLRASLTGELHGPDLTQTWLLLNQLGVDKTRLQQSLDKISS; encoded by the coding sequence GTGAGTGTAAGAGTCAGGATCGCTCCTTCACCAACAGGAAATTTACATATTGGTACAGCACGCACCGCCGTATTTAATTGGCTATTTGCACGGCATCATCAAGGTACATTTATTCTGAGGGTGGAAGATACAGACGCAGCGCGATCGCGCCCTGAATATACGGAGAATATTACTTCTGGATTAACTTGGTTAGGTTTAAATTGGGATGAAGGGCCCTTTTTTCAAACTCAGAGGTTGGATAAATATCAGCAAGCGGTACAAACTTTAATAGATAAAGATCTTGCTTATCCTTGTTATTGTAGCCCTGAAGAATTGGAAGCAATGCGAGAAGAGCAAAAGGCGAAAGGACAAGCCCCAGGTTATGATAATCGTCATCGTCATCTTACCACTGAGGAAAGACAAGCTTATGAAGCCCAAGGACGCAAGCCCGTAATTCGCTTTAAAATTGATAGCGATCGCTCTATTGTTTGGCAAGATCAGATTCGTGATACTGTCACTTGGAAAGGTAGTGATCTTGGTGGCGACATGGTAATTGCTAGGACAGCAGAAAGCGATGAAGAACCTTACGGACAGGCTTTATATAATTTGGCTGTGGTAGTAGACGATATTGATATGCAAATTTCCCATGTTATTCGTGGTGAAGATCATATTGCTAATACAGCTAAACAAATTTTACTTTACGAGGCTTTGGGGGCAACAATTCCCAGTTTTGCCCATACTCCTTTAATTCTTAATCAGGAAGGACGTAAGTTATCTAAACGCGATGGGGTAACTTCTATTGATGATTTCCGCAAAATGGGGTTTGTACCTTCCGCTTTAGTTAATTATATGACTCTGTTGGGTTGGACTTTTCCCGACTCGACTAAGGAAATTTTTACCCTAGATGAAGCTGCAACTGAATTTGACTTGGAAAGGGTTAATAAGGCTGGGGCTAAATTTGATTGGGATAAACTTGATTGGATTAATAGTCAGTATCTCCACTCTATGCCCATTCCTCAATTGACTGATTTGTTAATTCCTTATTGGCAGGAGGCTGGTTATCCTGTAGATCAAATGGATCGATCCTGGTTGGAGGATTTAACCGCTTTAACTGCACCTACTTTAACTCGTTTGACTGATGTGATTAAGGAAACTAGTTTTTTCTTTAATGATTTAGAATATGGTTCTGAAGCTACTGAGTTACTCCAACAAGAAGGTGTGGCAGCCGTTGTTACAGAAATTCTCGCAGGTATTAATGATACTCCTGAAATGAACCCAGAATCAGCCCAGGCTTTGATTAAACAGGTAACTAAAAATCAAAAGGTTAAAAAGGGTTTGGTAATGCGATCGCTACGGGCTAGTTTGACAGGTGAGTTACATGGTCCCGATCTTACTCAAACTTGGTTACTCTTGAATCAGTTGGGAGTAGATAAAACTCGTCTGCAACAAAGCTTAGATAAAATCTCTAGTTAA
- a CDS encoding chromosome segregation SMC protein gives MVHIKRIELSHFKSFGGTTKVPILPGFTVVSGPNGSGKSNILDALLFCLGLASSKGMRADRLPDLVNNRQTGSGKVAEAVVSVTFDLTDLGDLSDVVTTVTQESDLVATEDTQQAVETPEDLEEEVTTVNHEDKKIIAIANGNSLEWQVTRRLRVGKNGNYTSTFYINGQVASVSEVHGYLEKLRIYPEGYNVVLQGDVTSIITMNSRQRREIIDELAGVAAFDRKIEQTRKTLDKVQERAEKCQIIAVELVANRDRLAADRVKAEKYRQLKEKVQNKKHLEKVLVWRSLTTQQEELQALISAGETQAAELVVSIGQLDGEVTAHRQGLDSLNAQVKALGEDEQLAVASDLATQKAKQNQLQQKQEELNSTRQKKQLALVQTQQNLAEYQQEIRELEQQKQQLETEIIPVLEQQTQTARETLNHSKADADAIAIASEAWVQEQANLSRQVSAILDILSPQRTEQARINEKYNQLQQNITEQTQSLATVSDELEAKQTEYDALATQVEQEQAQVQDIAQQLAAIESDRSVVEETQQRLLTEQRDKQRELDKLEAKSQAQQEIQGTYASKVILNSQLAGVEGLVVQLGQVEQPYRLALETAAGTRLGYIVVENDTVAAVGIELLKRERAGRATFLPLNKIQVPQIPNIATMRLGRGFIDLAVNLVKCDPRYQDIFAYVFGNTVIFDSLDNARSQLGKHRIVTLEGEILEVSGAMSGGSISSRSGLHFGGIANAESQQGIKLKARLAEIAPIITNYSQIIAEHLIQIKNLSAQLNEARQLGRDNQILATQLEKEIKRLTAQRELLINQLHNNRSQRDEIETRMAILNSEIPSLESQLNALQEQLQVLESSHSQSEWQQVQTIIKEQENQLQQQSENLRQAETKLLATNNQYQRLGEKITAAEEHIIGINNEQETIKEQQTTIESQLIEIKDKINELETQLQQLTEKLGVTKQLRDNLENNLNKLRDRLHKQTWQLEKLQQNQQERQTSLNTIQQQIIEQEQELPNPLPDIPQLIDESDLEPGDKITFANLQEQLEQLQKQIRQGEKRLEAMEPVNMLALEEYEKTAARLEQLSQKLDTIEAERTELLSRVEKFTTLRLRAFKESYDAVNENFQKIYAELSDGDGHLQLEDETDPFNGGLNLVAHPKGKAVQKLSSMSGGEKSLTALGFIFSLQKYRPSPFYAFDEVDMFLDGANVEKLSRMVKKQAQSAQFIVVSLRRPMIEASERTIGVTQARGAHTQVLGIKMK, from the coding sequence ATGGTTCATATAAAGCGCATCGAACTATCTCATTTTAAATCCTTTGGGGGAACAACTAAAGTTCCCATCTTACCTGGCTTTACAGTGGTTTCAGGGCCCAATGGTTCAGGAAAATCGAATATTTTAGATGCACTGTTATTCTGTTTAGGTTTGGCAAGTTCTAAGGGAATGCGCGCTGATCGCTTACCTGACTTGGTTAATAATAGGCAAACTGGTAGTGGGAAAGTAGCCGAGGCGGTGGTTTCTGTTACTTTCGACTTGACTGATTTGGGTGATTTGTCGGATGTGGTGACAACGGTTACTCAAGAATCTGATCTGGTTGCTACGGAAGATACTCAACAAGCTGTGGAAACGCCCGAAGATCTGGAGGAGGAAGTTACAACAGTAAATCACGAGGATAAAAAAATTATTGCGATCGCCAATGGTAATAGTTTGGAGTGGCAAGTAACTAGAAGGTTGCGGGTGGGCAAAAATGGTAATTATACTTCGACTTTTTATATTAATGGACAGGTGGCTAGCGTTAGCGAAGTTCATGGATATTTAGAAAAGTTGAGGATTTACCCCGAAGGTTATAATGTGGTGTTGCAAGGGGATGTTACCAGTATTATTACGATGAATTCCCGTCAAAGACGCGAGATCATTGATGAATTGGCAGGAGTAGCAGCATTTGACCGTAAAATTGAGCAAACCCGCAAAACTCTTGATAAGGTACAGGAAAGAGCCGAAAAATGTCAGATTATTGCTGTTGAATTAGTTGCTAATCGCGATCGCTTGGCAGCAGATCGGGTTAAGGCGGAAAAGTATCGTCAGTTAAAGGAAAAGGTACAAAATAAGAAGCATCTGGAAAAGGTTTTAGTTTGGCGATCGCTTACAACTCAGCAGGAAGAGTTACAGGCATTGATTAGTGCAGGGGAAACCCAAGCAGCAGAATTAGTTGTTAGTATTGGGCAATTGGATGGGGAAGTTACAGCCCATCGCCAAGGGTTAGATTCACTTAACGCTCAAGTAAAAGCCCTGGGGGAAGATGAACAATTAGCTGTCGCCTCGGATTTAGCTACCCAAAAAGCCAAGCAAAATCAATTACAGCAGAAGCAGGAAGAGTTAAATAGCACTAGGCAGAAAAAACAATTAGCTTTAGTGCAAACACAGCAGAATTTAGCCGAGTATCAGCAGGAAATTCGAGAACTTGAGCAACAAAAACAGCAGTTAGAGACAGAAATTATTCCCGTCTTGGAACAACAGACACAAACAGCCAGGGAAACTCTTAATCATAGTAAAGCTGATGCGGATGCGATCGCTATTGCCTCTGAGGCTTGGGTACAAGAGCAAGCTAATCTTTCTCGTCAGGTATCTGCTATCTTAGATATTCTTAGCCCCCAGCGTACTGAACAGGCTAGAATTAACGAGAAGTATAATCAGCTACAGCAAAATATTACTGAACAAACCCAGTCTTTAGCTACTGTCTCAGATGAACTTGAAGCTAAACAAACTGAATATGATGCCTTGGCTACCCAAGTAGAGCAAGAACAAGCCCAGGTACAAGATATTGCTCAACAACTCGCAGCAATAGAAAGCGATCGCTCTGTGGTGGAGGAAACCCAGCAGCGTTTACTTACCGAACAGCGAGATAAGCAAAGGGAATTGGATAAGTTGGAGGCTAAAAGCCAAGCCCAACAAGAGATACAGGGAACTTATGCCAGCAAAGTTATCCTCAATTCTCAGCTTGCAGGAGTGGAAGGGTTGGTAGTGCAGTTAGGACAAGTTGAACAGCCTTATCGTTTGGCATTAGAAACCGCAGCAGGAACTAGATTAGGCTATATTGTGGTGGAAAATGATACGGTTGCAGCAGTTGGCATCGAACTTTTAAAACGAGAACGGGCTGGTAGAGCTACCTTCTTACCTTTAAATAAGATTCAAGTCCCCCAAATTCCTAACATTGCAACTATGCGTTTGGGACGAGGATTTATTGATTTGGCGGTTAATTTGGTTAAATGTGACCCTCGTTACCAGGATATCTTTGCCTATGTTTTTGGTAACACGGTTATCTTTGATTCTCTAGATAATGCTCGTTCTCAGTTAGGTAAACATCGTATTGTTACCCTAGAAGGGGAAATTTTAGAAGTTAGTGGGGCGATGAGTGGGGGAAGTATTTCTAGTCGTTCTGGGTTGCATTTTGGGGGTATTGCTAACGCTGAGTCGCAACAGGGAATTAAATTAAAGGCTCGTTTGGCAGAGATTGCGCCCATCATAACTAACTATTCTCAAATAATAGCAGAACATTTGATCCAAATCAAGAATTTATCAGCACAATTAAATGAAGCAAGACAATTAGGCAGAGATAATCAAATTTTGGCAACGCAGTTAGAAAAGGAAATAAAACGTTTAACTGCCCAACGGGAGTTATTAATTAATCAGCTACATAATAATCGCTCTCAACGGGATGAAATTGAAACTAGAATGGCAATTTTAAATAGCGAAATTCCCAGTTTAGAAAGTCAGTTAAACGCCCTACAAGAACAATTACAAGTATTAGAATCATCCCATTCCCAGAGCGAGTGGCAACAGGTACAAACAATTATTAAAGAGCAAGAAAACCAACTACAGCAACAGTCAGAAAATTTAAGACAAGCAGAAACCAAACTATTAGCTACAAATAATCAATATCAACGTCTAGGTGAAAAAATAACGGCAGCAGAAGAACATATTATCGGCATAAATAACGAACAGGAAACGATTAAAGAACAACAAACAACTATAGAATCGCAACTAATAGAAATTAAAGATAAAATTAACGAGTTAGAAACACAACTACAACAACTAACAGAAAAATTAGGTGTAACCAAACAACTACGCGATAACCTAGAAAACAATCTAAACAAATTGCGCGATCGCCTGCACAAACAAACTTGGCAATTAGAAAAACTGCAACAGAATCAACAAGAAAGACAAACCAGCCTCAACACCATACAACAACAAATAATTGAGCAAGAACAAGAACTTCCTAATCCACTTCCCGACATTCCACAACTAATCGATGAATCTGATCTAGAACCAGGAGACAAAATCACCTTTGCCAATCTCCAAGAGCAATTAGAACAACTACAAAAGCAAATTCGTCAAGGAGAAAAACGCTTAGAAGCAATGGAACCTGTCAATATGTTGGCATTAGAAGAATATGAAAAAACCGCAGCCAGGTTAGAACAATTATCTCAAAAATTAGACACCATCGAAGCAGAAAGAACTGAACTCTTATCGCGAGTAGAAAAATTTACCACCTTACGTTTACGGGCTTTTAAAGAATCCTACGATGCGGTTAATGAAAACTTTCAAAAAATATATGCCGAACTTTCCGATGGTGATGGACATCTACAACTAGAAGACGAAACAGATCCCTTTAACGGAGGTTTAAATTTAGTTGCCCATCCTAAAGGTAAAGCAGTACAAAAATTGAGTTCAATGTCTGGAGGAGAAAAATCCTTAACCGCATTAGGTTTTATCTTCTCACTCCAGAAATATCGTCCTTCCCCTTTCTATGCCTTTGATGAAGTAGATATGTTTCTCGATGGTGCAAACGTGGAAAAACTATCTCGTATGGTTAAAAAACAAGCACAATCAGCCCAATTTATAGTTGTAAGTCTACGTCGTCCCATGATTGAAGCTTCCGAAAGAACTATCGGTGTAACTCAAGCAAGAGGCGCGCATACTCAAGTATTAGGTATAAAAATGAAGTAA
- a CDS encoding putative antibiotic biosynthesis monooxygenase: MAILSLDNSLTIVIIIFTVKPEQQQELIDILQEFLNVLKTYPGFVSANLHKSLDGVKVANYAQWESVEAFETFINDAVIFEKFIQNASDKVEATKLFEFDPPDSHVYEIVASESKVGTPEIKVGEYIVHFAEFSMQPENQPRMVELAIEHLKPAMEQAGLISATFHRSLDGTRVINYGQWTDSQAIEELVKEPGFGKDEPYWQGVADNEYHLYQVVYTVESELKKQVI; this comes from the coding sequence ATGGCTATTCTTTCTCTAGACAATAGTTTGACAATCGTAATTATTATTTTTACGGTCAAACCTGAACAACAACAGGAACTAATTGATATACTTCAAGAGTTTTTAAACGTTTTAAAGACTTATCCTGGTTTTGTTTCAGCTAATTTGCATAAAAGTTTAGACGGGGTTAAGGTTGCTAATTATGCTCAGTGGGAGAGTGTAGAAGCTTTTGAGACGTTTATTAACGATGCAGTAATTTTTGAGAAATTTATTCAAAATGCCTCAGATAAAGTAGAAGCTACAAAACTATTTGAATTTGATCCTCCAGACTCCCATGTGTATGAAATTGTGGCATCAGAATCTAAAGTCGGCACACCTGAGATTAAAGTAGGGGAATATATAGTTCATTTTGCAGAATTTAGTATGCAGCCAGAAAATCAGCCTCGGATGGTTGAATTGGCTATTGAACATCTTAAACCTGCAATGGAGCAAGCTGGTTTAATTTCCGCTACCTTCCATCGTAGTTTGGATGGTACAAGGGTAATTAACTATGGTCAATGGACAGATTCTCAGGCTATTGAAGAACTAGTAAAAGAACCTGGTTTTGGGAAGGATGAACCCTATTGGCAAGGTGTTGCAGATAATGAATATCATCTTTATCAAGTAGTATATACTGTCGAATCGGAACTTAAAAAGCAAGTAATCTAG
- a CDS encoding GCN5-related N-acetyltransferase: protein MIQIQTLEELSLNAFPSLQQIIYDGWILRFAQGYTKRANSITPLYPGTLPLNTKIQYCEQVYSRFAQKPIFRLTNTNQTATLNQTLTQLGYQQEENISLQLKTIVAKQTSFNQSLITLNDAVSEEWLDHYVHAVNLPIQHWDTLGTILSIIPHPTCYAWLKDAHRFCCCGLGVLQNQYLGLYFIATAKQQRRKGYAAQLISAMLHWGKNNGATQAYLQVETENQAAINLYNKLGFTEVYQYFYRLKP, encoded by the coding sequence GTGATTCAAATACAAACCTTAGAAGAATTATCACTTAACGCTTTCCCCAGCTTACAGCAGATTATTTATGATGGTTGGATTTTGCGCTTTGCTCAAGGATATACCAAGCGTGCCAATTCCATCACACCTTTATATCCTGGTACATTACCTTTAAACACCAAAATTCAATATTGCGAGCAAGTTTATTCTAGGTTTGCCCAAAAGCCCATCTTTCGTTTAACTAATACCAATCAAACAGCAACTTTAAACCAAACCCTAACCCAATTAGGATATCAACAGGAAGAAAATATTAGCCTGCAACTCAAAACCATAGTAGCCAAACAAACATCCTTCAATCAATCTTTGATCACGCTAAATGATGCAGTTTCCGAAGAATGGTTAGATCATTATGTCCATGCGGTTAATTTACCCATCCAACATTGGGATACCCTAGGGACAATTTTATCAATTATTCCCCATCCTACTTGCTATGCTTGGTTAAAAGATGCCCATCGCTTTTGTTGTTGTGGTTTGGGAGTGTTGCAAAATCAATATTTAGGTTTATATTTTATCGCTACAGCTAAACAACAGCGTCGTAAAGGTTATGCAGCACAATTAATCTCTGCCATGTTGCATTGGGGTAAAAACAATGGTGCAACTCAGGCTTATTTACAAGTAGAAACCGAGAATCAAGCAGCAATTAATTTGTACAATAAATTAGGTTTTACTGAAGTTTATCAATATTTTTATCGTCTTAAACCATGA
- a CDS encoding glyoxalase/bleomycin resistance protein/dioxygenase, with product MLPSKLTSPAIAVGSLRRIHHIALNVKDLAASRYFYGQVLGLHELTGVEIPSTLIELVAAGKVANFQTPDGIIIDLFSEPNLFPPDADPKKEFTRANHLAFDIDPSHFEQAVNILKDLEIPIASDVVTRPTGKGFYIYDPDGFIVEIRCDPL from the coding sequence ATGTTGCCAAGTAAATTAACATCTCCTGCTATTGCTGTTGGTAGTTTAAGACGTATACATCATATCGCTCTCAACGTTAAAGATCTTGCAGCCTCGCGTTATTTTTATGGACAAGTTTTAGGGTTACATGAACTTACAGGGGTAGAAATTCCTTCTACACTAATTGAATTGGTAGCAGCAGGTAAGGTGGCGAATTTTCAAACTCCCGACGGCATAATTATTGATTTATTTAGTGAACCTAATTTGTTTCCTCCTGATGCAGATCCCAAAAAAGAATTTACTCGCGCTAATCATTTAGCTTTTGATATCGATCCTAGTCATTTTGAACAGGCGGTAAATATACTTAAAGATCTTGAGATCCCTATCGCCTCCGATGTTGTAACTCGTCCTACGGGTAAAGGTTTTTATATTTATGATCCAGATGGTTTTATTGTGGAAATCCGTTGTGATCCGCTTTAG